GTGTCGGAGGGACATCGCCTCCTTCCGCGAGAGGTGCTGGCGGACGACGCCCTGAAGGGCGGCAACGAATAGAGCCCGGCGAGGGCATCTACATCGACGACGTGACGGTCTATACTGCCTGCCCATGATCGCGTCGCGCTCCTCGCTCGGACAGGCTCTCGTCGTCGTCATCCTCGCCGTCGCCCTTCTGCCCGCCTGCACCTGCGGCCCGAGGGAAACCCCGCGCACACCGGACGCCGCGCTCGGCGGGACGCCCGGTCGGCTGCCCGATCTCCGCCAGCACGCGAAGCGTGCCGCCCTCTACACCAAGGAGACGCGCCGTCGGCTCGTCGGCGGGCACCCACCGGTCGCGCCCGCGCGAGTGCTGGTGCGCGTCGCGAACGAGCTGCCGAGCGTCGGCGTGCCCGCGAGTTTCGCGGCGTGGCGGCGAGCTATGGGCGAGAAGGCGCAGGGCCTGGCCGCGGGGGCACCGCCCAAACCGGCGTACAACGCGGTCGTCGAGACCTGCGTCGCCTGTCATCGGCTGTACGCCCCGAAGACCGTCCCTGCGATGGAGGCGTTTCGGCTGCCGTGAGGGGGACGGGTTCAGGCCCGTCGCCGGGTAGCCGTCCGCAATCTTTGCGCACCCCTGCAAGCTTTGCCGGCGGGGCGCCTCTCGGCAGTATCCAACCGATGGAAATCACAACGTTGGGGGAAATCGCCACCTCGGCACGGACGATGCACCTCCGGGCTCCAGCCGAAGGAGCGTCCATGCGTCGCACCGCTCTCCTCTCCTTAATCGTTGCCCTGCTCATCCCCGGGCCGGCCCCTCGCGCCCGTCTGAATCCCCTCCGAGTGCTCACCTCCCAGACCGTGCGGCCGGAGATCTTGTTCGCTATCGACCTCTCGGGGTCGATGCGCCAGGTCCCAGGTTCAGGTGCCTGGCAGGGCGCCGGCTGTATGGCCACCAACACCGAGATCGACAAGTGCGGAGATGGCATCTGCAGCGGCTATGAAACCACCTCGAGCTGCGCCAACGACTGCAGAAACATCGACGACAACTCGAGCACCGCATCGGTGCGCCAGACCGCCGGTTCCGCCGAGCAGTGCATGAACACGACCTCCGGCAGCAGCAGGCAGGGCATGACCGAACGGGCGCTGAGGAACGTGTTGCCGCTCGTCCGCTCGGCGAGCGTGGGCCTCGCGGGATTCAAGATGACGGGCTACTACGAATACTTCACGGGCTCGTATGCGGTCAGCTCCTGCGGCGCGTGCTCCGGGACCACCGGGACCTGCGGCTCCTGCAAGAAGGTCACGGTTTTTCTCAGCGAGCTCGAGCTCAGGTCCGCGGCGGTATGGACGGGTGGCCTGGGCTGGGACAACACGAATAACAAGCCCGTGACGAGCTTCACCGTCAACAGCACGGTCTACACGCTCCTCTCGGGCGCGGGGCTCGCCATCACCACGGACAGCCTCTATAGACGGTTGAGCTCCGGGGTCTACGTCTACAAGCGATTCTCGTGGTCCACCACGAACGGCAAGGCCTATAACGACGGCACCAACGACTGGGAGTATCTGGGCAGCTACTATGCCTACATGCAGGTCCCTCGGTCGTCGGCGACGACCTCGACAATCAGCACGACCTACAAGGGCCCGCAGTACGTGAGCGGGAGCTCCACGTACGTCTACCGGCGGTTCAAGAAGGACGGTGCACCTGCAGGGAATCCGATGCAAGGCATCTCCAGAGACCCGGCGGACGGTTCCGAGATCATCATCCCGCTCCTGCAGCCGACGAGCACCACGCCGCAGTCGACCTTCGATGACAACGTGGCCAAGATCGTGGCGCGCTTCAATCGCGTGGACAACGGCGGGTTCTTCATGAAGACCAACACGCCGACGGAGGCGCTCGTCCAGCTCGCCCAATCGCACTTCGCGGCACGTGCAGCCGGCACGTCGCCTTACACGACGCCCGATGCCGCCGCGGGTTGCCGTTCGCGCGTCGTGATCTTGCTGAGCGACGGCGAGCACAACATCGGCAGTCCTCCCTCGGGGGCGACTCAGACGCTCTACGCCGCATATCCCTCGAATCCGATCAAGACCTACGCGGTGGCCTTGCCCAATCTGACCAGCACGGCCCTGGCCGAGCTCGACACCATCGCTGACGCTGGAGACGACGGCGAGATGAACGGCAGCGCCACCGCTATCAGCTCGAACAACGAGGACGACCTCGTAGAGGCGCTCAAGGAGCTCTTTGCGGAGCTCCTCCAGGGCGACTACACGACGACCCAAGCGGGGGTGGCTACATCGGCCGGCAGCACGCTCACCGGGAACGTAGCACTCGTCCCCTCGACGGAGTATCCGAGCTGGCAGGGGCGGCTGCGGGCCTACAACCTGCTCAAGGCATCCACGGACCCGGACTTCCTGATGTGGGAGGCGGGGGCTGTTCTCGCGGCGCGCACGAGCCCTCGCGCGCTCTACACCGGTCCCAACACGAGCGGGGCCACGACGCCCATTGCCGTTTCGACCTCCAACCTGACGGCGGTGAAGGCCGCCTGGAGTCGGTCGGGCGCCACCTTGCCCACGGACGCCGAGGTCACAGCCACGATCAACTACATCACGCAGAAGAAGCTCGCCCCCTTGCTCAACTCCGTGCCGGCCGTCGTGGCGGCCCCTCCCAAGTACAGCTCGAGCAACCTTTCGGGGCACGACACCTTCGAGACGACCTACGAGAACCGCGAGGCCTTGGCCTACGTGGCCTCGAACGACGGAGTGCTGCACGCTTTCCGTATCGCCGACGGGACCGAGGCCTTCGGCTACATCTCGCCCGACGCGTGGCCCAGGATCTACGCGCTCTACAAGGCGGGGGGGCAGGACCTGGACCTGACGAGGTTCCGCTGGATCCTGGCCAACTCCCCGCGCGTCGAGGACGTAAAGGTCTCCAGCTCGGCCGCATGGGCCACGCAGCTCGCTCTGAACTACGGCCCGGGCGGGGACCAGTTCGTGGTGCTGGACATCACGAACCCGAGCACCTGCACGAGCGGCGTCTGCACGCTGAACAGCCCGCCGTTCACGACCAAGTCCTACTCGCGGGACCTCGGCACGAGCGTGACGAACTACATCGCCGAGACCTGGTCGCTCCCGGCCTTCTTCTACGTCAAGCAGGGGGCCAACACCCTGAGCGCGGCGGCCTACGCGAGCGGCTACATCCCCCCCAGCGGTACGGGCACGGACGAGCGCTACTACATCTATCAGGACACCCTCTGGACGGGGAGCTCCGCGAGCACCTATACCCTCGCCCCGCTGACCAGCACGAACGCCCCCAAGGTGGACTACGCGGTGGTGGCCGACAGCGTGGCGGTGATCAATCCCGACGACCAGCGCACGATCGTAGCCACCTATCAGGTGGACGCCAACGGCCGCTTCATGCGCTTCGAGGCCGGCAAGACCACGCCGTCGAGCAAGGTGAAGACGCTCCTCGACGGCAGCTCCGGTGGCGCAGGCGCCCCGCACCCCTTCCTCCTCGCCCCCGCGGCGATCTACCGCGGCTCGAGCCGGGCCACCTTCGCCGTCATGTCCGGGGCCTTCATGGAGGAGGGCGCCTGGATGAGCAACGCCTCGTACGAGTCCAAGGTCTGGCTGCGCACCGACGACAACGGCACGCTCCAGTCTTCGGACAGCTTCACCTGCGCGATCAGCCAGGTCTGCGGCACGGCCTGCTACAACGGGGGAACCGTGGCGGCGGATTGCACGGCGCCGTCGGTGCGGGCGCTCCCCGTCTCGTCGCCGATCCTCGTCGAGAATAAGCTCAACAGCTCCAACATCGAGGCTTTCTTCCTCTACTACGACCCGCCCGCGGCGCAGTGCTCGGGCAATCAGATCGCGCTCGGAACGAGCTACGTCTTCCGCGTCAGCACCACCGGCGCGACCCAGAACCTGATGAAGATGAAGACCTACCCGAACACCATCGCGTCGGGGCTCTCCATCGTGGGCGGCGGTACGGAGATCGTGGTCAGCAAGTCGGCCAAGGGCACGGGCGCGCAGGCCAGCGTCGAGACCTTCAGCGGCGGCGCGCTCTCCGGCGGCTCATCGGGCACCCCGGGGATGGAGTCCTGGCGCGAAGTCCGGTAGTGGAGCACGGGCTCTGCGCGTCGCTAGCCGGCGTCGGGAGCACCACAGCCGATCAGCTCGTTCCGCGCCGGCCCCTCACTCCTTCGGATCGATGATGGTGGCGCAGCGTCCCTTGAAGCAGATGGCGTTGTTGCCGCAGCGGCGACCGCACACGCCGCAGTTGTGCTGGTCGTTCTGAAGGTTCACGCAGCCCCCGGGACACCAGTTCGGCTTGGTCGGCGGACAGACGCGCGCATCCGGTGGCGGCGGAACGGCCCGATCGGGCACGACGATGGAACCGTCGGAGCGCGAACCTTGATCGGGAGGACGTGATGCGCCGTCGACTCGCGCCGCCCCGTCGCCGCGACGGGCGTCCTGGCCCCGGGCCCCGTCGTGCCCCGCGATCCATCCGTCGGTGAAGCCGAGACCTCCGTCGCCCCCCGGCACGCAGAGGTCCTTCGCGCGATCGCAGACGAGCCCTTCACCGCACGGGTCCCCCGCCGCACAGCTCTCCGGCGGCGTCGGCATGCGGCTGCAACCGATGAGGAGCGACGCAGCGGCCAGGCCCCCAAGAACGATCAGGAACGGTCGCAGCGCGGCGCGGTGCACGAGTTACAGGATACCACACCGAGCGTTGGGCTTCGGGTTCGGCGCGCGAGGCCTCTGCTATGGGAGGTGCAGCTTCCCCGGAAGTCGCTAGGACGGCGGGGGTTGCGCCAGGGCGGCCTCTACCTGCTGCGCGCTGAATCCCTGAAAGACGCGGCCGTTGATCACGATGAGCGGCACGACCCCTTGCCGCAGCCGGTAGCGCTGCTGGATCGCCGCGTACTGCTGCGCCGCCTCGGGGTTCTTCTCCACGTCCAGCTCGAGAAACGGAATGCCGCGCTGCGCGAAGTAGGCCTTCGCGGACTTGCACGAGGGGCACCAAGCCGTCGTGAAGATGACCGCCTTCGGCTTGGCCTGCGCGCCCGCGGCGGCGCCTCCTGCGGTGCCGCCCGCCGCTGTCCCCGCCGCAGCCGTGGCCCGGGGCTTCCGTCGCTTGCGCGGCTTCTTCGGCCGCTGCGCCTCGGCGAGCGCGGCTTGCTTCTTCAGCTCGCTGAGCTTGGGCATCGCGCGATCCAGCCACGCGCTGCGCGGCTCCATCCAGACGCGGTAGCCGTGCGGCCCCTCCACCTTCCGCAGGTCCGCCACGTAGACCTGGTCCCCGGGCGGCCGGCTCTTCGGGTCGGTGACCATGACCAGGCTCCGCGCCGCGGCCTCCACGCTCGCGACCTGCTCGACGGTGCGCATCTCCGCGCGGTGATCGAAGTAGGTGAAGAGCAGCCCGAGACCCTCGCGCACGGCGAGGACCGGGCGCAGGCCGGCTCGGCCGCCCGTCGCGTCGCCGCGCGCCGCGGGCGTGGGAACGGGCGTCGGAATAGGCGTCGGAGCGGGGGACGCCTGGCGTGCGGGCGCTCCCTCGCGCTGGCAGGAGCACAGGCCCCCCGCGAGCAGCAAGAGGGGCACGCACCAGAAACCGCGAAGGAGCCAGGGAGCAGGGACCGGCAGGCGGACGCGCATCGCTTGTGTTCTATCGCATTCGGGGCGCCGGCGCACCCGCTCGCCGGTCGCGCGCGCAGCGCCTCCCCGGCGAGCCGGTCGGAGCGCGGGGCACCATATCTGGTGGCATCCGGGCCTCAGCGCTTCAAGATGTGGTATTTGCGCTTGACGGAGCTCCCCGCCGTGCACAAAATAATCGGAACGAGCGTCGTAACAGCGTCAGTGCAGAACCGTCGGATACAGCGGATTCGGACGTCGCCTCGGATGCGGCGACTATAGATGGAGGACCCGAGAGATGGCGAAGAAGCAAACGCGGCGTAGCGTGTCTATCCGCGGACTCACCTATGAAACCGTGCGGAAGTACTGCGAGCGCCACGGGCTCAGCATGAGCGAGTTCGTCGAGGAACGGATTTCCACCTTCTTCGGCAACGGCCAGGCGGCCGCGCCAACGGTGAAGGAAGCTCCGCCCCTGCCGGCGCGCGAACCTGCTGCCCGGCCGACCCCGGCACCGGTCAAGCCCGTCGTGGCCTCCGCCAAGCCCGCCCCCGCCCCCGCGAAGGCTGCTGCTCCGGCTCGTCCCGTGGCCCCGGCCCCGACCCCGGCGCCCGCCCCGGCCCGCGCGCCCTCGCCCGCCGCCGCAGCACCCGCCGCGAAGAGCGCGACGGCCCGTCAGGCGAAGGACCAGAGCCAGCTCAACACCGAGCAGCTCCACGACGCGGCCCGGCACTTCACCTTCTGACCGCTCTAACCACGCGTTGATCGCCCGTGCCCCCCCGTGCTAGGGTGGCCCCGCCCCAAGCGGGCGGAGCTGAGCATGCGTGCATCCCAGGCTGACCGCGAGAGATGGCTCGCCATCGTCATGGCCGCGGCCATGGACCACGACATCCTGCACCCCGAGGACGTGCTCCAGCACGTCACTCCGGAGGTGCTCGCCACGCACCTGCCCCCCGACGTGATGAGCGGGGTGCTGGCCGCCTCGCTACAGGCCGGGGTCATGACCGCGGAGGTCATACTGCGCACGGCGGGGCCCGGCGTGCTCAGCCGCTACATCCCTCCCGACGTGCTCTGGTCGGCGATCGAGACCGCCGCCCACCGCTCGCAGATCCCCGGTTGAGGTGTGACCATGGATCGCCGACGAGAGTGGATTCGCATCGTCATCGAAGAGGGCTTGCGGCTGCAAGTGCTGGAACCTGACGACCTCCTGCGCCACGCCACGCCGAGCGTGCTGGCCACGGACCTGCCGCCCCGCCTGGTCGCCACGCTGCTGCAGGTAGGCATGACGAGCGGCAGCTTCAACGCCGACCTGCTCGTCGAGAGCCTGGGCGCGGGGAACATCGCCGAGTACGTCCCGCTGCCCGTCCTCTGGGCCAGCATCGACGAGGTCGCCGGGCGCATCATCGCCGAGCACCCGCTCACCGCCGGCGCCGTGAGCGCCGAGCACGCGGGGGCTTTCGTGGACGAGGCTCTCGCCCACGCGGTGCTCCCGAACGACGACGGACCGGACATCGAGGTCCTCGACGACTAGGTCCGCAAACTTTGCGGCCTCACGGAAACCTTTGCTCGGCTCACCCCCCACGGATTTGGGCCGAGCGCCGTAACCTGCAATAATCCTCGAACGGTCGTTGAAGCAGTCACCCCCCGCCGATGGCACGGGGCCTGCACGACTCCGTCGAGGAGCAGCCCATGGCCCACGCCTCCCACAGCCCCGCGCCACGAGATGCCGGCTTCACGCTGGTCGAGCTCATGGTCGTGGTCGTGATCCTCGGCATCCTGGCGATGGTCGCGGTGCCCGCGATGCAACGCGACAGCAAGGAAGACAACTTCAACAAGTTCGTGAACCAGTTCATTCACGACCTCTTGCGGGCCCGGCACGAGGCCACCGGCTCGCGCGAGGACCGCAGCGTGATGCTCTACTCCACCTCGCGCTACACGCTGGAGGCCGTGCTCCCCGGGAGCAGCACGGTGGCCACGCTCCGCGACGTCTCGGCCCCCACGGGCGTGCAGCTCTCGGGGGCGGTGCTCACGACGGTGCTGCCGGGCGCCTCGACGCCCACGCCGACCGCCCCTCCGGCGCAGGTACGCTACCTCGGCACGGGGACCGTGCAGGCCTGCACCGGCTCCGCCTGTACGGCAGCCAACAACGCGGTCACGATCTTCTTTCAGACCACCGACGCCCTGCACCGCGCGCGCGTCGTGATCTACCAGAGCACGGGATACGCCCGTCGGTACAAGGGATGGAACTGATGCGCTCCCGACGGAAACAGAGGCGCGAGGGCGGCTTCACCATGATGGAGCTGCTCATCACCATGCTGCTGCTCGCGATCGTCATGGTGGGGCTCGCCAGCCTGCAGGTGCACACGGTCCGGCAGGTCACCTCCTCGCGCCGCTCCACCGAGGCCATGCGCCTCGGCCAGAGCGTGCTCGAGCAGTACAACGCGATGGGCTACGCGCAGCTCCCCTCGGCGGCCGCGGACTGGTCGCTCGAGACGAACGCGCAGGGGAACAACATGCAGAACGTGGCCGTGGACGGGCTCTCCGCGGGCCCGTACACCGTCCAGCGCCTCGTCGAAGACGTGGGGACGCAGAAGCTCATCACGATCCGCGTGGCGTGGAAGGACATCGCCCCCGGTGCCGCCGTCAGCACGGGTGCCGTCGAGTACCCGACGCTGCAGGTCACCATGACCACCCAGAGGTCCCAATGACCGGCCGAACGACGCGCGTCCGACGGCGCCACGAAGACGGTCTGACGATCATCGAGCTCATGGTGTCGCTCTTGCTCTCGTCGATGCTCTCGGCGGGGCTCTTCTACCTCGTCTCGGGGCAGAGCAAGACCTACTCGGCGCAGCTCGGCAGCCTCGTGACGCAGGAGAACCTCTGGGGCGCGATGGAATACCTGCAGCGGCAGGTGCGCTACGCGGGCTACGGCGGCTGGGGCGCCTGTCCGAACGGCGTGGTGAATATGTACGACGGCTCGGGGGGGACCACGGCCTCCACGCTCATCCCGTATCGGTCGTACAACAACTGCAACATCTTCAAGCGCGACCCGGCCACCTGCGGCAGCGCCACCGACGGCACCGACTCCTTCACCGTGACCTACGACTCGGACGCGCTCACCAACGGCGTAGGCACGGTGCGCATCGTGGACGCCATGCCGAGCTCGTCGTCCATCCTGAAGGTGAACGGCCCGGGCAGCTTCAAGCAGTGCGACCTGCTCATCCTGTACGAGCCGGGGACGTCGAAGCCCTGCACGGTGATCCAGGAGACCCAGGATCCTCAGAAGACCGGCAACAAGTGGCATATCCAGCACAACCCCGCCGGATGCGACGGCATCTACAACCCGCCCGGCGGGCACAACATCTTCCCCACGGGGGGCTACGGCGCGAACGCGCTGGTGATCCGCTTCGGCTCCACGAGCTCCATGCCCCGGCACTTCGCGATCGACGACACGGTCAACCCGCCGCGGCTCGTCACCTGGAGCACGCGGAACGCGAATCCCTCCGCGGACAAGGCGAACCTCGAGGTGGTAGCCGACAACATCGAGGACCTGCAGCTCACCTGGGCCTGCGACGTGAACGGCAACGGCCTCTTCGAGGAGACCCCGAGCTCCCCGACCACCGACGAGTGGGCCTACACCGCGACGGGAGACACCGCCCCCGCCTGCGGCACGGCGAAGACCGGACAGGTGCGCATCACGCTCGTGGGGCGCACCACGAGCGCCGACACGTCGAACCGCACGGGTTTCCGTCCGGGGGCCGAGGATCGCGCCGCCGGCACCGTGGCGCAGGACCTGACGGCCAGCGGCCAGCTCGGCACGTACGGCCGCGCCGTCCTGCGCGCCACAGCCACCCCTCACAACATTCGATAGGCACGCCCATGGCACGACGCACGGCAAGCGATTCTGGTTCGGTCCTGGTGCTCGCGCTTCTGCTCACCACGATCATCCTCGGCGTGGGGCTCACCGCGGCCTGGATGTCCAGCACGAGCTCGCGCGTCTCGGGCAACCTGGGACGCCGCCAGGAGGCCTTCTACGCGGCGCAGGCCGGAATCGAACGCGCCCGCGCCTATCTCGTCGCGAACAAGTCGGGGTGGGCCAGCCAGCTCGGCGGCAGCACCGCCTGCGGCTCGAACACGCGGGACCTGCCCACGAACAAGGGCCGCATCCTCTGCGACAACGGCACCGCGCTCTCCAACGTGCCGGTCATCGGCTCGGGGACCACCACGGCGACCAAGGTGTCGGGGCTGTCGAAGGTGACCTACTCGGTCTGGGTGCGCAACGACTGGGAGTCCGAGTGCGGCCTGGTCCAGAACGCGGCCGCCAGCACGGCCAACTACGCCGACTGCGACGGAAACGGCTCGGCCGATTCCTCGGACCTGGCCACGGCGGTCATCGACAACGACACGCGCGTGGTGGTGCGCTCGGAAGGGGTGGCCCGCGACGGCCTGAGCTACGTCGCGCTGGAGGCGGTGATCGGCGCCTCCACCTCGACGCAGGTCTCGGCCACGTACGGGCAGAAGGGGGGCGAGAGCTCGGGCTCCAACTCGTACCTGGGCGCGTCCCTCACCACCAACTAGCCGACCTTCAGCACCAGCGCCATGGCCGTATCCCCCGCCGCGCAGCCCGCAAAGAGTCCGTAGCCGCCGCCGGCGAGCGCCAGCTCCTCGATGAGCTCGATCACCGCGCGCGTCCCGGTGGGCCCCTGCGGATGCCCGTAGATGAGCGGCGAGCCGTAGCGGTTCATGGCCTCGGCCGCGACGCCGGTCTGCTTGCAGAAGTAAACGTCGTTCACCGCGAAGGGGTTGTGGGTCTTGATCGCGCGGCAGTCGGAGAGCTTGATCCCGGCGCGCTCGACGGCCTGCTGCGCCGCGGGGACCACGGCCATGGCCATGAAGGCCTTCTTCGTGCGCGCCTCGCCGAAGGAGAGGAGCTGGATGGGGAGCTTCGCCTCGCGGCTGAGCTTCTCCGCGCGCTCGCGCGTGCAGACCACGATCCCCGCGTTGCCGTCGGCGGGGAAGGTCTGCGTACCGTAGCTCACCGTGCCGCCCTCGAGGACCGGCTTCAGCTTGGCCAGCCCGTCGGCGGTGGTCGGGAAGGCCCCCTCGTCCGCCTCGACCACGGAGACCGCCCTGCCCTTCTTGAGCTGGACCTTGGCCAGGTAGCGCTGCTGGAAGGCGCGGCCGTTCGCCAGCGCGTCCTGATACTGCCGGTAGCGCAGCAGCGTGACCTCGTCCTGAGCCTCCTTGGAGATCCCCGCCTCGCGGGCCACGTTCTCGGCCGTCTGGATCATCGCGCCGCCGGCGTACGGGTCGCGGTTGAAGTTGTCCCAGACCCAGTCTTCCGCCTGCCCGCGCCCACCCGGAGCGGCCGGGTTCGGGTAATAGAGGTGCGGACCGTTGCTCGTGCGGTCGGCGCTCACTCCGAGCAGGCAGGTGCGCTGGCCGGTCTCGACCTCGGCGGCGGCGGTGGCGATCACCCGCGCGCTCGTGGCGCAGGCCTGGGCGATCGTGGGTCCCGTCACGCCCGCCGCGCCGATCATCCCCGCCAGCCACGGAGCGCCGTAGAAGCTCGCCGCCTGCGGGACCGTCATGCCGAGGAGCACACCATCGAAGGTCTCGGGGGCCACCTGCTTCTCGGCCAGCACGGCGGAGGCCACCTGCGCCGCGAGCTCGACGGAGTTGTAGCCGGAGAGGCTCCCCTGCCACCGACAGAACGGGGTGCTCCAGTACGCGCCGTAGGGGATGAAGGCTTTGCTGAGCGACATGGGGGACCTCCCTTATGGGTTCGGCGATGGGTTCGGCGCGGATGGTATGGGGGCCGCCACCGGGGGGTCAACGAGGATCCGGGGGATACTTTGCCTCGCTGCCGCGCGGGGCGACCTGCGCTACACTGTCGGAATCGAACGGTACGGCCGAGGGGACGGGATGAGCGAGAACATCGCCCTGCAACGCATTCGCTCCTGGGTCGAGATCAGCACCGATCTCGACGACCACAGCGAGAGCAACTTCTACACCGGCTTCGCCAACGACTTGAACGGGGGCGGCGTCTTCGTGGCCACCCGCGACACGCTCGCGGTGGGCACCAAGGCCAAGATCGAGCTCAAGTTCCCCGACGGAGGCCCGACGCTGCAGGTGAACGGCCGCGTGCGCTGGACCCGAGAACGCCACGACGGCCCCGACGGCGAACCGGGGATCGGCTTCGAGTTCGTGGACCTTTCCGACGAGGCCAGAAAGCGCATCGAGAGCTTCCTCTCCCGGCGCGAACCGCTCTTCTTCGACGACAACCCGATCACGCGACACAACCTCGAGGCCCCTCCGGCGCGGCCGCGTCGCACGCTGCTCTGGGTCGCTCTGGGGCTCGCCAGCCTCGCCGGGCTCGCCTTCCTGCTCTACCGCGCGGGGCTCTTCGGCCCGAGGTAGAGCGGCGTCTCGGCGCGAAAGCCGACCGGCAACCGCTCGGCCAGCTCCTCCCCGTCGAGCGCGTAGAGCGGGCTCACCTCCACCGCCCCTTCGCCCGAGAGCGTGCCCCCGGCCTCGGTGATCCAGCGCCGGTAGAGCGCGGTCATCAGCCCACGCGCCGAGTCGGGGCTGTCCACGCCGCTCGCGTTCTTGACCGGCGCGAACTCCTCGTCGCGGTCGATCTCGAGCACCAGCGACCGCTTCGCGTCGGGGAGCGTGTCCATGGCGAAGGTCTCGAGCTTGTAGCCGCACGGCGCGGTGGGCTCCACGCGCCGTCCGCTCGGGTCGAGGTGCGGGATCTTCTTGTGGGCCCGGTGATACGGCAGGTCTGCGCGCTCGGCCTGCTCGCGCAGGAAGGGGACGCTCCAGACGAAGAGCCCCGGATTCGCGTAGCCGTAGCGCAGCGCACCGCGGGCGTCGCGACTCTCTGCGAGCGCCTCGGGGATCACGGTGTACTCGACGACGGAGAGCCGGCCGCCGACGCGCGCGTAGGCGCCCACCTTCTCGGCCGGATGCACCTTCGGGATGGCCTTGCACGAGTAGTCGCTCTGCCGCAGCAGGTGGTAGCCCACAAAGCGCGGGTCGCAGCTCAGCGAGAGCGGGTTGTCGACCTGGACGTAGCTCGCCGCGCGGATGCCGAGCCGCTCCATCTGCGCGAGCGCGCCGCTGCCGGCGAGGGCGGCGAAGAGCCCGCCGTTGCCGTTCGCGGCCAGGACCAAGCTCCCTCGCTCCTCGAGGAGCAACCGACCCTGCTCGTCCACCGCCGGTGCGAGCCCCTGCGGAAAGATGAGCAGCCGGTCCTCGGGCAGGCCGAAGCGGTTGGCCTCGGCGAAGATGCGGCAGGTCGCCTCGTGGTTGTCGGGGCTCGTCATGAGGTAGAGCGGCGGCACGGCCCCGTAGCGCCGCCCGAGCGCGACGAGCCGCTCGACGTGCATCTGGAAGAGCGTGCGACCGCTCACCGGACCGAGGACGAAGGCCCCCTTCGGCCCGTCGAAGCCGAGCCGGCTCCCCTGCCCCCCCGCGACGAGAATGCAGGCCACCTCGCCGGCGCGCAGGGCCGCCTCGCCGCGCGCGCGGGCCTCCGCCGCGTCGGACGCGTCGAGCGGGATGAGCTCCTCGTACGGCGTGATGGTGGCCGGGTCCACGGCGAGCTCGGGAGTCTCGAGGACCCGCGCGAGCCAGGCCAGGTCGAGGGCCTCGATCTGCCCGAGGAGCCTTTCCTGGCCGGCC
The genomic region above belongs to Deltaproteobacteria bacterium and contains:
- a CDS encoding prepilin-type N-terminal cleavage/methylation domain-containing protein yields the protein MAHASHSPAPRDAGFTLVELMVVVVILGILAMVAVPAMQRDSKEDNFNKFVNQFIHDLLRARHEATGSREDRSVMLYSTSRYTLEAVLPGSSTVATLRDVSAPTGVQLSGAVLTTVLPGASTPTPTAPPAQVRYLGTGTVQACTGSACTAANNAVTIFFQTTDALHRARVVIYQSTGYARRYKGWN
- a CDS encoding prepilin-type N-terminal cleavage/methylation domain-containing protein, whose protein sequence is MRSRRKQRREGGFTMMELLITMLLLAIVMVGLASLQVHTVRQVTSSRRSTEAMRLGQSVLEQYNAMGYAQLPSAAADWSLETNAQGNNMQNVAVDGLSAGPYTVQRLVEDVGTQKLITIRVAWKDIAPGAAVSTGAVEYPTLQVTMTTQRSQ
- a CDS encoding prepilin-type N-terminal cleavage/methylation domain-containing protein, encoding MTGRTTRVRRRHEDGLTIIELMVSLLLSSMLSAGLFYLVSGQSKTYSAQLGSLVTQENLWGAMEYLQRQVRYAGYGGWGACPNGVVNMYDGSGGTTASTLIPYRSYNNCNIFKRDPATCGSATDGTDSFTVTYDSDALTNGVGTVRIVDAMPSSSSILKVNGPGSFKQCDLLILYEPGTSKPCTVIQETQDPQKTGNKWHIQHNPAGCDGIYNPPGGHNIFPTGGYGANALVIRFGSTSSMPRHFAIDDTVNPPRLVTWSTRNANPSADKANLEVVADNIEDLQLTWACDVNGNGLFEETPSSPTTDEWAYTATGDTAPACGTAKTGQVRITLVGRTTSADTSNRTGFRPGAEDRAAGTVAQDLTASGQLGTYGRAVLRATATPHNIR
- a CDS encoding pilus assembly PilX N-terminal domain-containing protein yields the protein MARRTASDSGSVLVLALLLTTIILGVGLTAAWMSSTSSRVSGNLGRRQEAFYAAQAGIERARAYLVANKSGWASQLGGSTACGSNTRDLPTNKGRILCDNGTALSNVPVIGSGTTTATKVSGLSKVTYSVWVRNDWESECGLVQNAAASTANYADCDGNGSADSSDLATAVIDNDTRVVVRSEGVARDGLSYVALEAVIGASTSTQVSATYGQKGGESSGSNSYLGASLTTN
- a CDS encoding thiolase family protein, which codes for MSLSKAFIPYGAYWSTPFCRWQGSLSGYNSVELAAQVASAVLAEKQVAPETFDGVLLGMTVPQAASFYGAPWLAGMIGAAGVTGPTIAQACATSARVIATAAAEVETGQRTCLLGVSADRTSNGPHLYYPNPAAPGGRGQAEDWVWDNFNRDPYAGGAMIQTAENVAREAGISKEAQDEVTLLRYRQYQDALANGRAFQQRYLAKVQLKKGRAVSVVEADEGAFPTTADGLAKLKPVLEGGTVSYGTQTFPADGNAGIVVCTRERAEKLSREAKLPIQLLSFGEARTKKAFMAMAVVPAAQQAVERAGIKLSDCRAIKTHNPFAVNDVYFCKQTGVAAEAMNRYGSPLIYGHPQGPTGTRAVIELIEELALAGGGYGLFAGCAAGDTAMALVLKVG
- a CDS encoding TIGR02266 family protein — translated: MSENIALQRIRSWVEISTDLDDHSESNFYTGFANDLNGGGVFVATRDTLAVGTKAKIELKFPDGGPTLQVNGRVRWTRERHDGPDGEPGIGFEFVDLSDEARKRIESFLSRREPLFFDDNPITRHNLEAPPARPRRTLLWVALGLASLAGLAFLLYRAGLFGPR
- a CDS encoding UTP--glucose-1-phosphate uridylyltransferase, producing MITRADAERKLSAFGQSHVLRWFDELDGAGQERLLGQIEALDLAWLARVLETPELAVDPATITPYEELIPLDASDAAEARARGEAALRAGEVACILVAGGQGSRLGFDGPKGAFVLGPVSGRTLFQMHVERLVALGRRYGAVPPLYLMTSPDNHEATCRIFAEANRFGLPEDRLLIFPQGLAPAVDEQGRLLLEERGSLVLAANGNGGLFAALAGSGALAQMERLGIRAASYVQVDNPLSLSCDPRFVGYHLLRQSDYSCKAIPKVHPAEKVGAYARVGGRLSVVEYTVIPEALAESRDARGALRYGYANPGLFVWSVPFLREQAERADLPYHRAHKKIPHLDPSGRRVEPTAPCGYKLETFAMDTLPDAKRSLVLEIDRDEEFAPVKNASGVDSPDSARGLMTALYRRWITEAGGTLSGEGAVEVSPLYALDGEELAERLPVGFRAETPLYLGPKSPAR